DNA from Triticum aestivum cultivar Chinese Spring chromosome 7D, IWGSC CS RefSeq v2.1, whole genome shotgun sequence:
TGCAGGAGTTACACTAGGATTATTTGGGGCAATCATTATCGCCATGATCACTGTATTTTGGGGACAAATGATAATCCAGAAGAGAAAATTGGAAAAAGTTAAGAGGGAGTATTTCCGCCTACATGGAGGGTTGCTTTTGTTTGATAGGATGAAATCTGAGAAAGGTCTTGCTTTCACTATATTTTCAGAAGCTGAGCTTATACATGCCACCAACAACTTTGACAGTACCAGAATACTTGGAAAAGGAGGTCATGGAACAGTCTATAAAGGGATATTGAAGAACAACATTACAGTTGCAATTAAAAGATGTGCATTAGTTGATGAAAGGCAAAAGAAGGAATTTGGCCAAGAGTTGTTCATTCTATCCCAAATAAATCACAAGAACATTGTGAAACTCTTAGGTTGTTGCCTTGAGCTGGAAGTTCCAATTCTAGTATATGATTTTGTTCTAAATGGTACACTTTTTGAGTATATTCATGGAAAGAACCGATCATCACATATCTCCTTCAACATTCTCTTAAGGATTTCTCATGAAGCAGCCGAAGGACTCAGCTTCCTACACTCTTATGCATCTCCCCCTATTATTCATGGTGATGTAAAAACTTCCAACATTCTTCTTGATGACAACCACATGGCCAAGGTATCGGACTTTGGAGCCTCGGTACTAGCCCCATCTGATGAAGAGCAATTTCTCACAATACTTCAaggtacgtgtggataccttgatCCTGAATACCTGCAAACGTGTCAGTTGACAGCTAAAAGCGATGTGTATAGCTTTGGAGTTATCCTTTTGGAGATCCTCACAGGCCAATTGCCACTAAAGCTTGAAGGGCCTGACACACAAAAGATCTTATCATCGACTTTCCTATCTGCCATGAAGGAGAACAATCTTGATGCGGTGTTGGTCAAACACGTGAAAGAACAAGAGAGCATGGAGTTGCTGAAAGGACTTGCAGACCTAGCAAAGAAATGCCTAGATATGTGTGGTGACAGCAGGCCCTCGATGAAAGAGGTTGCGAATGAGCTCGGCAGATTGAGAAAGCTTCCAATGTATCCATGGGTACGAGTGGGCGTGGAGACGGATGGAGAGAGCCTTCTAGGTGGAGATTCCACCGGTGTTCAGGAAGTAGAATCTGACTATTCTATGGGAGAAAATGAGAACCAACACATAAATCTAGGAAGTTCATATTATGCTAGGTGACGAAAGCAATTAGATACTCCATTAAGCTACTA
Protein-coding regions in this window:
- the LOC123170170 gene encoding wall-associated receptor kinase 3 isoform X2: MHVLLQLSLLGLILLGTQHASGAAGPSSNCRRRCGDVEIPYPFGIDPNIPNCSLAEVFDLSCEVRDGALKPKPFKAIFEVLDISLTHSTARVLNYIEAFCYNNSTRSMEHLGYHESQNGGPSSVYRLSDVENRFTVIGCNALGIMSDFAGTGYQGMGVATCRNLSDLVDGSCAGMGCSQTMIPKRMYYYDTNFSRSVNTSRIWEFNRCSYAVLMEAAAFNFITSYVGNTTFNDTHHGRVPMVVDWAVRDAKSCDDARRNTTYACLSSNSVCVDSVNDYGYMCNCSQGYKGNAYLPGGCQDVDECSNNNPCPSGGTCHNTIGGYRCSCRVGRKMEDDTCNPDIGLILGVTLGLFGAIIIAMITVFWGQMIIQKRKLEKVKREYFRLHGGLLLFDRMKSEKGLAFTIFSEAELIHATNNFDSTRILGKGGHGTVYKGILKNNITVAIKRCALVDERQKKEFGQELFILSQINHKNIVKLLGCCLELEVPILVYDFVLNGTLFEYIHGKNRSSHISFNILLRISHEAAEGLSFLHSYASPPIIHGDVKTSNILLDDNHMAKVSDFGASVLAPSDEEQFLTILQGTCGYLDPEYLQTCQLTAKSDVYSFGVILLEILTGQLPLKLEGPDTQKILSSTFLSAMKENNLDAVLVKHVKEQESMELLKGLADLAKKCLDMCGDSRPSMKEVANELGRLRKLPMYPWVRVGVETDGESLLGGDSTGVQEVESDYSMGENENQHINLGSSYYAR
- the LOC123170170 gene encoding wall-associated receptor kinase 3 isoform X1, giving the protein MNCSMRMASISPCYRVILSLKPTALYRKIIKDSVVYLVVDLQPKNMHVLLQLSLLGLILLGTQHASGAAGPSSNCRRRCGDVEIPYPFGIDPNIPNCSLAEVFDLSCEVRDGALKPKPFKAIFEVLDISLTHSTARVLNYIEAFCYNNSTRSMEHLGYHESQNGGPSSVYRLSDVENRFTVIGCNALGIMSDFAGTGYQGMGVATCRNLSDLVDGSCAGMGCSQTMIPKRMYYYDTNFSRSVNTSRIWEFNRCSYAVLMEAAAFNFITSYVGNTTFNDTHHGRVPMVVDWAVRDAKSCDDARRNTTYACLSSNSVCVDSVNDYGYMCNCSQGYKGNAYLPGGCQDVDECSNNNPCPSGGTCHNTIGGYRCSCRVGRKMEDDTCNPDIGLILGVTLGLFGAIIIAMITVFWGQMIIQKRKLEKVKREYFRLHGGLLLFDRMKSEKGLAFTIFSEAELIHATNNFDSTRILGKGGHGTVYKGILKNNITVAIKRCALVDERQKKEFGQELFILSQINHKNIVKLLGCCLELEVPILVYDFVLNGTLFEYIHGKNRSSHISFNILLRISHEAAEGLSFLHSYASPPIIHGDVKTSNILLDDNHMAKVSDFGASVLAPSDEEQFLTILQGTCGYLDPEYLQTCQLTAKSDVYSFGVILLEILTGQLPLKLEGPDTQKILSSTFLSAMKENNLDAVLVKHVKEQESMELLKGLADLAKKCLDMCGDSRPSMKEVANELGRLRKLPMYPWVRVGVETDGESLLGGDSTGVQEVESDYSMGENENQHINLGSSYYAR